A single Micromonospora luteifusca DNA region contains:
- a CDS encoding carbohydrate ABC transporter permease, translating to MTSANQIRMPAGGASASPAGPDGAGRASARRAETRRKWYEIIGLTTPAVVIYVMFVLVPMGFAVYYSLFRWRGVGPPTEFVGLRNYTLAFQDPIFLDALRNNAIIVFGSLLIQGPIALGIALLLNRRFRGRAVFRLLVFVPYVLAEVTVGIMWKLLLTGDGTVDALLRSLGMGGLVHAWLADLDLVIWTLLAVLTWKYVGFAIILLLAGLSNVPDELTEAAAIDGASWWQIQRHVTIPLLGPTIRIWMFLSMIGSLQIFDMIWVTSVPAVRSLGASATMATYMVDNGFFARLWGYGNAVAVILFVISFVAALLFQRFLLRRDIQGAITGRAK from the coding sequence GTGACCTCCGCCAACCAGATCCGTATGCCCGCCGGCGGCGCTTCCGCGTCGCCGGCGGGCCCCGACGGGGCCGGGCGCGCGTCCGCCCGCCGAGCCGAGACCCGCCGCAAGTGGTACGAGATCATCGGGCTCACCACGCCGGCCGTCGTCATCTACGTGATGTTCGTGCTGGTGCCGATGGGCTTCGCGGTCTACTACAGCCTGTTTCGGTGGCGCGGGGTCGGCCCTCCCACCGAGTTCGTCGGCCTGAGGAACTACACCCTCGCCTTCCAGGATCCGATCTTCCTCGACGCGTTGCGCAACAACGCCATCATCGTGTTCGGGTCGCTGCTGATTCAGGGTCCGATCGCCCTGGGCATCGCCCTGCTGCTCAACCGTCGCTTCCGTGGGCGCGCCGTGTTCCGCCTGCTGGTGTTCGTGCCGTACGTGCTCGCCGAGGTCACCGTCGGCATCATGTGGAAGCTGCTCCTGACCGGCGACGGCACGGTCGACGCGCTGCTGCGGTCACTGGGCATGGGCGGTCTGGTGCACGCCTGGCTCGCCGACCTGGACCTGGTCATCTGGACCCTGCTGGCCGTGCTCACCTGGAAGTACGTCGGCTTCGCCATCATCCTGCTCCTCGCCGGGCTGTCCAACGTGCCCGACGAGCTGACCGAGGCGGCGGCCATCGACGGCGCGAGCTGGTGGCAGATCCAACGGCACGTCACGATCCCGCTGCTCGGCCCGACGATCCGGATCTGGATGTTCCTGTCCATGATCGGCTCACTGCAGATCTTCGACATGATCTGGGTGACCTCGGTGCCCGCGGTGCGGTCGCTCGGCGCATCCGCCACCATGGCCACGTACATGGTCGACAACGGGTTCTTCGCCCGGCTGTGGGGCTACGGCAACGCCGTGGCGGTAATCCTGTTCGTCATCTCCTTCGTGGCGGCGCTGCTGTTCCAGCGGTTCCTGCTTCGCCGCGACATCCAGGGCGCCATCACCGGAAGGGCGAAGTGA
- a CDS encoding ABC transporter permease: MTDSSPPSQRWPHVGLPTLGAVLTIALWWLGTWAFDIEPFFLPAPPDVVDAFVRLPGYLAEQTLVTFLETVIGFGIASVGGLLLAVLLAASRTVERMALPMIAGVNAVPKVALAPLLLVWIGFGYETKVVMVVLLCFFPILVSTMAGLTSTPNELGELARSLSASWWQTFVKVRLPWALPQVFVGLKVATSLAIIGATIGEVINPEAGLGAVIASSGQSADTPLAFAALTLLAIMGALLFYLMAGLERLVAPWARAISS; encoded by the coding sequence GTGACTGACAGTTCCCCGCCGTCACAACGCTGGCCGCACGTCGGGCTACCCACCCTCGGTGCGGTGCTGACGATCGCGCTCTGGTGGCTGGGCACCTGGGCCTTCGACATCGAGCCGTTCTTCCTGCCCGCACCTCCGGACGTGGTCGACGCGTTCGTCCGGCTCCCCGGCTACCTCGCCGAGCAGACCCTGGTCACCTTCTTGGAGACGGTCATCGGGTTCGGGATCGCGAGCGTGGGTGGGCTCCTGCTCGCCGTCCTGCTCGCGGCGTCCCGGACAGTCGAGCGGATGGCCCTCCCCATGATCGCCGGAGTCAACGCGGTGCCGAAGGTGGCCCTCGCGCCGCTGCTCCTGGTCTGGATCGGGTTCGGCTACGAAACCAAAGTCGTGATGGTCGTGCTGCTCTGCTTCTTTCCGATCCTGGTCTCGACCATGGCCGGGCTGACCTCGACCCCGAACGAACTCGGCGAACTCGCCCGGTCCCTCTCCGCCTCGTGGTGGCAGACCTTCGTGAAGGTTCGACTCCCGTGGGCCCTGCCGCAGGTCTTCGTCGGACTGAAGGTCGCGACCTCACTGGCCATCATCGGCGCGACCATCGGCGAGGTGATCAACCCCGAGGCCGGGCTCGGTGCGGTGATCGCCAGCTCCGGCCAGTCCGCCGACACTCCACTCGCGTTCGCGGCGCTGACCCTGCTCGCAATCATGGGCGCGCTGCTCTTCTACCTGATGGCCGGCCTCGAACGGCTCGTCGCCCCGTGGGCGCGGGCGATCTCGTCGTAG
- a CDS encoding carbohydrate ABC transporter permease, which translates to MTMAVNSVRSPSPGRRQVSWGTPLTYALALAVAAVSIGPVIYVVIGGFRTTPQIVANPAGLPDPFVFDNYIRVLTQSNFWQQAFNSAVISLGTTLAVVVLGLAAAFVLARYSFRGREGLYTFFTLGLLFPAGAAILPLYLMLRDLNLINSYYAVILPQVAFSLPLTIVILRPFLSAIPRELEDAAAIDGASRLGFLWRVAMPLSRPALVTVGVLAFVASWNSFLLPLLVLSDVNLHTLPLGVQNFSSQYSTDTAGVLAFTSLAMLPALLFFTLAEKQIVGGLQGAVKG; encoded by the coding sequence GTGACGATGGCTGTGAACTCCGTTCGCTCCCCGTCCCCCGGGCGCCGTCAGGTGTCCTGGGGCACGCCGCTGACCTACGCGCTCGCGCTCGCGGTCGCGGCGGTGTCGATCGGCCCTGTCATCTACGTGGTCATCGGCGGTTTCCGCACCACTCCGCAGATCGTCGCGAACCCGGCCGGCCTGCCCGACCCGTTCGTCTTCGACAACTACATAAGGGTGCTGACCCAGAGCAACTTCTGGCAGCAGGCGTTCAACAGCGCGGTCATCTCCCTCGGCACCACGCTCGCCGTCGTCGTGCTCGGGCTGGCCGCGGCGTTCGTGCTCGCCCGCTACTCCTTCCGCGGGCGGGAGGGGCTCTACACCTTCTTCACGCTCGGCCTGCTGTTCCCGGCCGGGGCGGCGATCCTGCCGCTCTACCTCATGCTGCGTGACCTGAACCTGATCAACTCCTACTACGCGGTGATCCTCCCGCAGGTCGCCTTCTCGCTGCCACTGACGATCGTGATCCTGCGACCGTTCCTGTCGGCGATCCCGAGAGAGTTGGAGGACGCGGCCGCCATCGACGGTGCGAGTCGGCTCGGTTTCCTCTGGCGGGTCGCGATGCCGCTGTCGCGGCCCGCGCTCGTCACTGTTGGCGTCCTGGCGTTCGTGGCGAGTTGGAACTCGTTCCTGCTGCCGCTGCTCGTCCTCAGCGACGTCAACCTGCACACCCTGCCGCTGGGGGTGCAGAACTTCTCCAGCCAGTACTCCACCGACACAGCAGGCGTCCTCGCCTTCACCTCGCTGGCGATGCTGCCGGCACTGCTCTTCTTCACGCTCGCGGAGAAGCAGATCGTCGGTGGCCTGCAGGGTGCGGTCAAGGGCTGA
- a CDS encoding DUF6282 family protein: MSDHPVPSARARALVRGAYDTHVHVAPDVMARRIDDVDLAYRCVDVGLAGFVLKSHYVATAERAAVVRKVVPGVEALGAITLNGAMGGINPVAVEVAARQGARIVWMPTVDSGNQRRSTATDLPGATPAMWGAFQADLHSQGIVPEPVDVVDDEGRVLDRVRQVLRVIARHDIALATGHLSGAEIVSVVQAAHEEGVRRIVVTHPEFTSQRLPAEQQRELAEAGALLERCFTTPHSGKVAWVELFATIRAVGVAHSVLSSDLGQPFNPPVEDGLALFADRLLDAGFTDEEIHVMAVVNSRRLATPTATVPA, encoded by the coding sequence ATGTCTGATCACCCTGTCCCGTCCGCCCGGGCCCGCGCCCTGGTCCGCGGCGCCTACGACACGCACGTACACGTGGCCCCCGACGTGATGGCGCGGCGCATCGACGATGTCGATCTGGCGTACCGGTGCGTCGACGTCGGGCTCGCCGGCTTCGTCCTCAAGTCCCATTACGTGGCCACCGCCGAACGGGCGGCGGTCGTCCGCAAGGTGGTCCCCGGCGTCGAGGCGCTCGGCGCGATCACTCTCAACGGCGCCATGGGTGGCATCAACCCGGTCGCCGTCGAAGTCGCCGCACGGCAGGGCGCGCGGATCGTCTGGATGCCCACGGTGGATTCCGGAAACCAGCGGCGCAGCACCGCCACCGATCTGCCCGGTGCCACACCCGCGATGTGGGGGGCGTTCCAAGCCGACCTGCACAGCCAGGGCATCGTGCCGGAGCCCGTCGACGTCGTCGATGACGAGGGACGTGTCCTCGACCGGGTACGCCAGGTGCTGCGGGTGATCGCCCGACACGACATCGCGCTCGCCACCGGCCACCTCAGCGGCGCCGAGATCGTCAGCGTGGTCCAAGCCGCCCACGAAGAAGGGGTACGCCGAATCGTGGTCACCCATCCCGAGTTCACCTCCCAGCGGCTGCCGGCCGAGCAGCAGCGGGAGTTGGCCGAGGCGGGCGCCCTGTTGGAACGCTGCTTCACCACCCCGCACTCGGGCAAGGTCGCCTGGGTGGAGCTCTTCGCCACCATTCGTGCGGTCGGGGTGGCCCACTCCGTCCTCTCCAGTGACCTCGGGCAACCCTTCAACCCGCCGGTCGAGGACGGTCTGGCGCTCTTCGCCGACCGCTTGCTCGACGCCGGCTTCACCGATGAGGAGATCCACGTCATGGCGGTGGTCAACTCGCGTCGCCTGGCGACGCCCACGGCGACGGTGCCAGCATGA
- a CDS encoding PIG-L deacetylase family protein, whose protein sequence is MSARRMLVVGAHSADFVWRAAGAIAKHTAAGGEAVVLALSYGERGESGELWKDPNQTVENVKRLRHAEAERAAAAVGARLETFDRGDYPLRIRDEDIDRLAALMREYAPHVVLTHPDRDPFNPDHPVAHSAVATARQLTAGAGVSSGFRTAPPSEFLVFEPHQPELCGFVPTVFVDITDVMPAKQEAMASMGAQGYLREYYTQRADQRGNHARRVTGDATIRQAEAFQRLIPTVVGAL, encoded by the coding sequence ATGAGCGCGCGGCGAATGCTCGTGGTGGGTGCCCACTCGGCCGACTTCGTCTGGCGTGCCGCAGGGGCGATCGCCAAGCACACCGCGGCGGGTGGTGAGGCCGTCGTGCTCGCCCTCTCCTACGGTGAGCGGGGCGAGTCCGGCGAGCTGTGGAAGGACCCGAACCAGACGGTCGAGAACGTCAAGCGACTGCGGCACGCGGAGGCGGAGCGCGCGGCCGCCGCGGTCGGCGCCCGCTTGGAGACGTTCGATCGGGGCGACTACCCCCTGCGGATCAGAGACGAGGACATCGACCGGCTGGCCGCACTGATGCGGGAGTACGCCCCGCACGTGGTGCTCACCCACCCGGACCGTGACCCGTTCAACCCGGATCACCCGGTGGCGCACAGCGCGGTGGCGACCGCCCGGCAGCTCACCGCGGGAGCCGGGGTGTCCAGCGGCTTCCGGACCGCCCCGCCCTCGGAGTTCCTGGTCTTCGAACCGCACCAGCCCGAGCTGTGCGGGTTCGTTCCCACCGTCTTCGTCGACATCACCGATGTGATGCCGGCCAAGCAGGAGGCGATGGCGTCGATGGGTGCCCAGGGCTACCTACGTGAGTACTACACGCAGCGGGCCGATCAGCGTGGCAACCACGCCCGCCGGGTGACCGGTGACGCCACCATTCGGCAGGCCGAGGCGTTCCAGCGATTGATCCCGACGGTGGTGGGTGCACTGTGA
- a CDS encoding ABC transporter substrate-binding protein: MVKRSRMLVMTLLAAALAVTGCSGTDDKGGDPTGKPTDNVAYITAFGAVGRDAFAWVAKEKGYFAEVGIEVDIKEGAGNQQNLTALKSGQVQFAALDFTGAVIQAGKGEFTDWRAIAAVHQQTLISVMTTTDTNITTPKDLQGKTMATGAGSVTELLFPAYARLAGFDPKTVKIEGVQATALNGLMASRKVDALGTFLLSRGALQVASKKEVVVLPYSDYLRDLFGNAIITTPSLIEKDPDLVQRFTDAVLKGLQYSIEHPDEAAAILNKVKPTYSVAAGKGEIDAMSPHVRPASGAPIGFMDEKQVAQTITILQGANLIPPGLTPEKVVDLRFVKKS, encoded by the coding sequence ATGGTCAAGCGCTCTCGCATGCTGGTGATGACGCTGCTCGCCGCGGCCCTCGCCGTGACCGGTTGCAGCGGTACCGATGACAAGGGCGGCGACCCGACCGGCAAACCCACCGACAATGTCGCCTACATAACCGCCTTCGGCGCGGTGGGTCGGGATGCGTTCGCCTGGGTGGCGAAGGAAAAGGGTTACTTCGCCGAGGTCGGCATCGAGGTCGACATCAAGGAGGGCGCTGGCAACCAGCAGAACCTGACGGCCCTCAAGTCCGGTCAGGTCCAGTTCGCCGCGCTCGACTTCACCGGTGCCGTGATTCAAGCAGGTAAGGGTGAGTTCACTGACTGGCGGGCCATCGCCGCCGTGCACCAGCAGACGCTGATCTCGGTGATGACCACCACGGACACCAACATCACCACCCCCAAGGACCTGCAGGGCAAGACGATGGCGACCGGCGCCGGATCGGTGACCGAGCTGCTCTTCCCGGCGTACGCCCGGCTGGCCGGCTTCGACCCGAAGACGGTGAAGATCGAGGGCGTCCAGGCCACGGCGCTCAACGGACTCATGGCAAGCCGGAAGGTCGACGCGCTGGGCACGTTTTTGCTCAGCCGCGGCGCACTGCAGGTCGCCTCCAAGAAGGAGGTTGTGGTGCTGCCCTACAGCGACTATCTGCGGGACCTCTTCGGCAACGCGATCATCACCACTCCCTCACTCATCGAGAAGGACCCCGACCTGGTGCAACGATTCACCGACGCGGTGCTCAAGGGGCTGCAGTACAGCATCGAGCACCCGGACGAGGCCGCGGCGATCCTCAACAAGGTGAAGCCCACCTATTCCGTGGCAGCGGGCAAGGGCGAGATCGATGCGATGTCCCCCCACGTTCGCCCCGCGAGTGGCGCCCCGATCGGCTTCATGGATGAGAAGCAGGTGGCTCAGACCATCACCATTCTGCAGGGCGCCAACCTGATTCCGCCCGGCTTGACTCCGGAGAAGGTCGTGGACCTGAGGTTCGTGAAGAAGTCCTGA
- a CDS encoding RraA family protein: MSENRDAAVVGPGVIETLTAGGVATVFEAAGRCGLIDVDLVQIVPGTRVAGVARTVRCGQDDNRAVHEAMTVVRPGEVLVLTMPEPTPVALIGELLATQAKVAGAAGLLVDAAVRDVDELRELGLPIWARWQRVRGATKRERGSLDVAVRVGGATVNPGDVVVLDADGAVVVARGSAVEVAAATRSRIEKETRLRARLEAGEFSYDLHGLRAQDEAAG, encoded by the coding sequence GTGAGCGAGAATCGTGACGCGGCGGTCGTCGGGCCGGGCGTGATCGAGACGTTGACTGCCGGCGGGGTGGCGACCGTCTTCGAGGCCGCTGGCCGGTGTGGCCTCATCGACGTCGATCTTGTCCAGATCGTGCCGGGCACCCGGGTCGCCGGCGTGGCCCGGACCGTCCGCTGCGGTCAGGACGACAACCGCGCCGTGCACGAGGCGATGACGGTGGTACGCCCCGGGGAGGTCCTCGTGCTGACCATGCCCGAGCCCACCCCGGTCGCCCTGATCGGCGAGTTGCTGGCCACCCAGGCCAAGGTCGCCGGCGCGGCGGGCCTACTCGTGGACGCCGCGGTGCGCGACGTGGACGAGCTCCGAGAACTCGGGCTGCCGATCTGGGCCCGGTGGCAACGGGTACGAGGCGCGACCAAGCGCGAGCGGGGCTCGCTCGACGTCGCGGTCCGGGTGGGTGGGGCGACCGTCAACCCGGGGGACGTGGTGGTCCTCGACGCAGACGGTGCCGTGGTCGTGGCGCGGGGGAGTGCGGTCGAGGTGGCCGCCGCGACGCGGAGTCGGATCGAGAAGGAGACCCGGTTGCGGGCCCGGCTGGAGGCCGGTGAGTTCAGCTACGACCTGCACGGCTTGCGGGCGCAGGACGAGGCCGCCGGCTGA
- a CDS encoding beta-glucosidase family protein: MTEVHTLVDGPAPAQTGRDHGRPDGHGGEARLRDLLGRMTIEEKIAQLVGFWEKEDGEAVAPLQGEFGDVFKLEDFSRHGLGHLTRAYGTRPVDAAARASWLWKFQRDLVTGTRLGIPAIVHEECLTGLSAWKAATFPTPLAWGAAFDPELVTEMATAIGASMRALGIHQGLSPVLDVIRDPRWGRVDECISEDPYLVGTIGTSYVRGLQSQGVHATLKHFAGYSASRAGRNFAPVHVGRRELADVLLLPFEMAIIDGDARSVMHSYTEIDGVPVAADPTMLTGVLRDRWGFDGTVVADYYGVAFLNLLHHVASDHAEAAGQALSAGVDVELPTGDAYLTLRESVRAGKVDEALIDRAVLRVLRQKQDLGLLDATFADEPPQAIDLDSPEHRSIARRLAEESIVLVANQGALPLPAGRRVALIGPNADRQGALFGCYSFLNHVLVQHPGVETGIEVPTVLDAMRVEFGGDLVAWARGCDVDTDDRSGFDEAVATAAAADVAVLVVGDHAGLFGRGTVGEGCDRDDLELPGVQRELVEAVLATGTPVVLVLVTGRPYTVGWALSRCAAVVQAFFPGEEGGGAIAGVLSGRVNPSGRLPVTLPGSAGAQPYSYLHPTLGAGNEVTNLPATPVAPFGHGLSYTTFAYTDFTVPTTVPTDGAVGVTVRVTNTGTVAGDDVVQLYGRDLVASVTRPVAQLLGYRRVHLEPGQSVTVELTVPTTRLAFSDRTFTRVVEPGDVELWVGTSAQRDTQAMTTLVGDTVPVSNASPRWTTADIR, translated from the coding sequence ATGACTGAGGTCCACACGCTGGTGGACGGGCCGGCGCCGGCCCAGACAGGTCGGGACCACGGCCGACCGGACGGGCACGGCGGCGAAGCACGCCTGCGCGATCTGCTTGGCCGGATGACGATCGAGGAGAAGATCGCCCAGCTCGTCGGCTTCTGGGAGAAGGAGGACGGCGAGGCGGTCGCACCGCTGCAGGGAGAGTTCGGCGACGTCTTCAAGCTCGAAGACTTCTCCCGGCACGGGCTCGGTCACCTCACCCGCGCCTACGGCACCCGCCCCGTGGACGCGGCGGCACGCGCGTCCTGGCTGTGGAAGTTCCAGCGGGACCTCGTCACGGGGACCCGGCTGGGCATCCCGGCGATCGTTCACGAGGAGTGCCTCACCGGGCTGTCGGCGTGGAAGGCGGCAACCTTCCCCACCCCGCTGGCCTGGGGGGCCGCGTTCGACCCCGAACTGGTCACCGAGATGGCCACGGCGATCGGCGCCTCGATGCGGGCCCTGGGCATCCACCAGGGGCTCTCACCGGTGCTCGACGTGATCCGTGACCCCCGCTGGGGCCGGGTGGACGAGTGCATCTCCGAAGACCCGTACCTGGTCGGCACCATCGGCACGTCGTACGTGCGCGGCCTGCAGTCGCAGGGGGTGCACGCCACCCTCAAGCACTTCGCCGGCTACTCCGCCTCGCGCGCCGGGCGCAACTTCGCCCCGGTGCACGTCGGCCGCCGGGAACTGGCCGACGTACTGCTCCTGCCGTTCGAGATGGCGATCATCGACGGCGACGCCCGCAGTGTCATGCACTCGTACACGGAGATCGACGGGGTGCCCGTCGCCGCCGACCCGACGATGCTGACCGGTGTCCTGCGGGACCGGTGGGGCTTCGACGGCACGGTGGTGGCCGACTACTACGGGGTCGCGTTCCTGAACCTGCTGCACCACGTGGCGAGCGACCACGCGGAGGCGGCCGGCCAGGCGCTGAGCGCCGGCGTCGACGTCGAACTGCCGACCGGCGACGCCTATCTGACCCTGCGGGAGTCGGTGCGGGCGGGCAAGGTCGACGAGGCGCTCATCGACCGCGCGGTGCTGCGGGTGCTGCGCCAGAAGCAGGACCTGGGTCTGCTCGACGCGACCTTCGCCGACGAGCCGCCCCAGGCGATCGACCTCGACTCGCCCGAACACCGGTCGATCGCCCGCCGGCTCGCCGAGGAATCGATCGTGCTGGTCGCCAACCAGGGCGCGTTGCCGTTGCCGGCGGGGCGACGGGTGGCCCTCATCGGCCCGAACGCCGACCGGCAGGGTGCGCTCTTCGGGTGCTACTCGTTCCTCAACCACGTCCTCGTCCAGCATCCCGGCGTGGAGACCGGTATCGAGGTGCCGACCGTGCTCGACGCCATGCGGGTCGAGTTCGGCGGCGACCTCGTCGCCTGGGCGCGCGGCTGCGACGTGGACACCGACGACCGATCCGGGTTCGACGAGGCTGTCGCCACGGCCGCCGCGGCGGATGTCGCCGTCCTGGTCGTTGGTGACCACGCCGGCCTCTTCGGACGCGGCACGGTCGGTGAAGGCTGCGACCGGGACGACCTGGAGCTGCCCGGCGTCCAGCGCGAACTGGTCGAGGCGGTGCTGGCAACCGGCACACCCGTTGTCCTCGTGCTGGTCACCGGCCGGCCGTACACGGTCGGTTGGGCGCTTTCGCGCTGCGCGGCGGTGGTGCAGGCGTTCTTCCCGGGCGAGGAGGGCGGCGGTGCGATCGCGGGGGTGCTCTCCGGGCGGGTCAACCCGTCGGGCCGGCTGCCGGTCACCCTGCCGGGGTCGGCCGGCGCGCAGCCGTACTCGTACCTGCACCCCACCCTCGGTGCGGGCAACGAGGTGACCAACCTGCCGGCGACGCCTGTGGCGCCATTCGGCCACGGCCTGTCCTACACGACATTCGCGTACACCGATTTCACCGTGCCCACCACGGTGCCCACCGATGGGGCGGTAGGCGTGACGGTGCGGGTGACGAACACCGGCACGGTCGCTGGCGACGACGTGGTCCAGCTCTACGGTCGCGACCTGGTGGCCTCGGTGACCCGGCCGGTGGCGCAGCTGCTCGGCTACCGGCGCGTCCACCTGGAGCCGGGCCAGTCCGTCACGGTCGAGCTGACGGTGCCCACCACCCGCCTGGCCTTCTCCGACCGCACGTTCACCCGGGTCGTGGAGCCCGGCGACGTCGAACTCTGGGTCGGTACCAGCGCGCAGCGGGACACACAGGCGATGACCACGCTGGTCGGTGACACCGTCCCGGTTTCCAACGCGTCCCCGCGCTGGACCACCGCGGATATTCGCTGA
- a CDS encoding FGGY-family carbohydrate kinase, producing MKVAAVLGVDIGTSSSKGVLVNVDGRVLRSSTRTHEVSRPRPGWVEMDADVWWQEFVSLTSDLLAPGDAEVVAVGVSGMGPCVLLTDAANVPLRPAILYGVDTRSTDQIDRLNERFGADEILRRCGSALSSQAAGAKVAWVVENEPDLYRRARRLFMPSSWLAAKLTDEYVLDHHSASQCTPLYDTDGHDWYRPWAAEIAPGLALPPLRWPGDVAGRVTAEAAALTGLPAGVPVITGTIDAWSEAISVGAQGVGDLMLMYGTTMFLVHTVAARVTDPSLWGTVGALPGTRNLAGGLATSGAITAWLRELFGSPDYPDLLRLAEASGPGARGLLMLPYFAGERTPILDPQARGILAGLTISHDRGDLYRAALEATGLGVRHNIETIEASGGDIRRVVAVGGGTRGGLWTQIVSDVTGRAQVIPAQTIGASYGAAFLAAQTGWTVSIEAWNPATEVCEPQAEFAADYDELYGLYRELYTSSKRVAHALAARQVRFLGAARTDASKEQRNEGVAP from the coding sequence ATGAAAGTCGCGGCTGTCCTCGGCGTGGACATCGGCACATCGAGCAGCAAGGGCGTGCTCGTCAACGTCGACGGCCGCGTCCTGCGGTCGTCCACCCGGACGCACGAGGTGAGCCGACCACGACCTGGCTGGGTCGAGATGGACGCCGACGTCTGGTGGCAGGAGTTCGTCTCCCTCACCAGCGACCTGCTGGCACCCGGCGACGCCGAGGTCGTCGCAGTCGGGGTGAGCGGCATGGGACCGTGCGTCCTGCTCACCGACGCCGCCAACGTCCCACTCCGCCCGGCCATCCTCTACGGCGTCGACACCCGCTCGACCGATCAGATCGACCGGCTCAACGAGCGGTTCGGCGCGGACGAGATCCTGCGTCGGTGCGGCTCGGCCCTGTCCAGCCAGGCGGCGGGCGCGAAGGTGGCCTGGGTCGTCGAGAACGAGCCAGACCTCTACCGCCGGGCCCGTCGGCTCTTCATGCCCAGTTCGTGGCTCGCCGCCAAGCTCACCGACGAGTACGTGCTGGACCACCACTCGGCGAGCCAGTGCACGCCGCTGTACGACACCGACGGCCACGACTGGTACCGCCCATGGGCCGCCGAGATCGCCCCCGGGTTGGCCCTGCCTCCGCTGCGTTGGCCCGGCGACGTGGCAGGCCGGGTGACGGCGGAGGCGGCGGCGCTCACCGGGCTGCCGGCGGGCGTCCCCGTGATCACCGGAACCATCGACGCCTGGTCGGAGGCGATCAGCGTCGGCGCTCAGGGCGTCGGCGACCTCATGCTGATGTACGGCACGACGATGTTCCTGGTCCACACGGTCGCGGCCCGGGTCACCGACCCGTCGCTGTGGGGGACCGTCGGCGCCCTGCCCGGGACGCGCAATCTCGCAGGTGGCCTGGCGACGTCCGGCGCGATCACGGCGTGGCTGCGCGAGCTGTTCGGCTCGCCGGACTACCCCGATCTGCTCCGCCTCGCCGAGGCCTCGGGTCCGGGCGCCCGAGGGCTGCTCATGCTGCCCTACTTCGCCGGCGAACGGACGCCGATCCTGGATCCGCAGGCCCGCGGCATCCTCGCCGGCCTCACCATCTCGCACGACCGCGGTGACCTCTACCGCGCCGCGCTCGAAGCGACTGGCCTCGGCGTACGCCACAACATCGAGACCATCGAGGCGAGCGGCGGTGACATCCGGCGCGTCGTCGCGGTCGGCGGGGGCACCCGGGGCGGGCTCTGGACACAGATCGTCTCCGACGTCACCGGGCGCGCCCAGGTGATCCCCGCGCAGACCATCGGCGCCAGTTACGGCGCGGCGTTCCTGGCCGCGCAGACGGGGTGGACCGTCTCGATCGAGGCGTGGAACCCCGCCACGGAGGTCTGCGAGCCACAGGCCGAGTTCGCCGCCGACTACGACGAGCTGTACGGCCTGTATCGCGAGCTGTACACGAGTTCCAAGCGGGTCGCTCACGCGCTCGCCGCACGTCAGGTCCGTTTCCTGGGCGCTGCCCGGACGGACGCCAGCAAAGAGCAACGCAACGAAGGAGTCGCCCCATGA